The proteins below come from a single Salinilacihabitans rarus genomic window:
- a CDS encoding DHH family phosphoesterase has protein sequence MGNCIICGKPVDGLVCTSHEEDVAFAFEGDSPSQLVPGRYYRGQVDGYADFGVFVDVGDHVTGLLHRSELDRRLESLDWEPGDTVYVQVLDVRDNGNVDLGWSIRQEDREFRGTLIQAGDEEVHPDEYDDGTDDERSAGNATDASEATDASGAGSTAGTGSGSGSGSGSGSGSGPASETATVSGATATAANPDGGPEAAAESPAETGAEAELNRTTIDSIADQVGSVVRLEGEITGVRQTAGPTVFELRDETATVECAAFEEAGVRAYPDVETDDIVRLEGEVERRRGDLQVETESLEILDGEERETITTRLEDALEAEARPASVDLLADHDAVAAVRDEVVAAATAIRRAVMEARPVVVRHSATADGYVAGAAIERAVLPLVREKHTREDAEYHYFERRPMEGRVYDMDAATGDVTSMLEARDRHGEQLPLVVLVDAGSTVESADGYELLDVYGAGHVVIDDSRADAEVADAVSVAVAPALAGADVADVTSTALAANVAAHVNDDVRADLEHLPAVSYWEDAPGAYVDLAEAAGYDGTAVSERREAVALEAYYQSYKDKRELVADLLFDGEAQEGDLAAHVSEQFRAKLETELETARQNLTVRGVDGVTVSVLDTDAFTHRFDFPTTNLLLDELHRRERDRTEPPVVTLGVGGDELRLRATEAVNVRALGEAVAEAVPDAGVRVVGGADGHVEFLAGERAAVQEAAIEALGDLLA, from the coding sequence ATGGGTAACTGTATCATCTGCGGCAAGCCCGTCGACGGCTTGGTCTGCACGAGCCACGAGGAGGACGTCGCCTTCGCCTTCGAGGGCGACTCCCCCTCCCAGCTCGTCCCCGGACGCTACTACCGGGGCCAGGTCGACGGCTACGCCGACTTCGGCGTCTTCGTCGACGTCGGCGACCACGTCACGGGTCTGCTGCACCGGAGCGAGCTAGACCGCCGGCTCGAGAGCCTCGACTGGGAGCCGGGCGACACCGTCTACGTGCAGGTCCTCGACGTCAGGGACAACGGCAACGTCGACCTCGGCTGGTCGATCCGTCAGGAAGACCGCGAGTTCCGCGGGACGCTGATCCAGGCGGGCGACGAGGAGGTCCACCCCGACGAGTACGACGACGGGACCGACGACGAGCGGAGTGCGGGTAACGCGACCGACGCGAGCGAGGCGACCGACGCGAGCGGCGCGGGGTCGACCGCCGGCACCGGTTCCGGTTCCGGTTCCGGTTCCGGTTCCGGTTCCGGTTCCGGTCCCGCCTCCGAGACGGCGACCGTCTCCGGCGCGACGGCGACGGCCGCAAACCCCGACGGCGGCCCGGAAGCGGCCGCCGAGAGCCCCGCCGAGACCGGGGCCGAGGCCGAACTGAACCGGACCACGATCGACTCGATCGCCGATCAGGTCGGCTCGGTCGTCCGCCTCGAAGGCGAGATCACCGGCGTCCGCCAGACGGCCGGCCCGACCGTGTTCGAACTGCGCGACGAGACCGCCACGGTCGAGTGCGCGGCGTTCGAGGAGGCCGGCGTTCGCGCCTACCCCGACGTCGAGACCGACGACATCGTCCGCCTCGAAGGCGAGGTCGAGCGCCGCCGCGGCGACCTGCAGGTCGAGACCGAGTCGCTCGAAATCCTCGACGGCGAGGAGCGCGAGACAATCACGACGCGCCTCGAGGACGCCCTCGAAGCCGAGGCGCGGCCGGCGAGCGTCGACCTGCTCGCGGACCACGACGCCGTCGCGGCCGTCCGCGACGAGGTCGTCGCCGCCGCGACGGCGATCCGTCGCGCCGTCATGGAGGCCCGGCCGGTCGTCGTCCGCCACAGCGCGACGGCCGACGGCTACGTCGCCGGCGCCGCCATCGAGCGCGCGGTCCTGCCGCTCGTCCGCGAGAAGCACACCCGCGAGGACGCCGAGTACCACTACTTCGAGCGCCGGCCCATGGAGGGACGGGTCTACGACATGGACGCCGCGACCGGCGACGTCACCTCGATGCTCGAGGCCCGCGACCGCCACGGCGAGCAGCTACCGCTGGTCGTGCTGGTCGACGCGGGGTCGACCGTCGAGTCGGCCGACGGCTACGAACTGCTCGACGTCTACGGCGCCGGCCACGTCGTGATCGACGACAGCCGCGCCGACGCGGAGGTCGCAGACGCCGTCTCGGTCGCCGTCGCGCCCGCGCTGGCCGGCGCCGACGTCGCCGACGTCACCTCGACGGCGCTCGCGGCCAACGTCGCCGCCCACGTCAACGACGACGTCCGCGCCGACCTCGAACACCTCCCCGCGGTCAGCTACTGGGAGGACGCCCCCGGGGCGTACGTCGACCTCGCGGAAGCGGCGGGCTACGACGGGACCGCCGTCTCCGAGCGCCGCGAGGCCGTCGCCCTCGAGGCCTACTACCAGTCGTACAAGGACAAGCGCGAACTCGTCGCCGACCTGCTGTTCGACGGCGAGGCCCAGGAGGGCGACCTCGCGGCGCACGTCTCCGAGCAGTTCCGCGCGAAACTCGAGACCGAACTGGAGACGGCCCGCCAGAACCTCACCGTCCGCGGCGTCGACGGGGTGACGGTCTCCGTGCTCGACACGGACGCGTTCACCCACCGCTTTGACTTCCCGACGACGAACCTCCTGCTCGACGAACTCCACCGCCGCGAGCGCGACCGGACGGAGCCGCCGGTGGTCACGCTGGGCGTCGGCGGCGACGAACTGCGCCTCCGCGCGACCGAGGCGGTCAACGTCCGCGCCCTCGGCGAGGCGGTCGCCGAGGCCGTCCCGGACGCCGGCGTGCGCGTCGTCGGCGGCGCCGACGGCCACGTCGAGTTCCTCGCCGGCGAGCGCGCGGCCGTCCAGGAGGCCGCCATCGAGGCCCTCGGCGACCTGCTCGCGTAA
- a CDS encoding metal-dependent hydrolase: MRLTWHGHSTWHVTVGDTDLLIDPFFDNPKTDLEPSDVETPDYVLLTHGHADHLSQAGAFAEATLVATPELVSYCQEEFGFEDAVGGMGMNLGGTVECGDAYVTMHRADHTNGIMTEYDVDAGMPAGFVVSDTKPTQVADEESTTFYHAGDTALMTEMRDVIGPHLEPDAAAVPIGDHFTMGPWQAAIAVDWLDVDHAFPMHYDTFPPIEQDPADFEREVRATGSDAEVHALAGDEPFDLAEHL; encoded by the coding sequence ATGCGACTCACCTGGCACGGCCACTCGACGTGGCACGTCACCGTCGGCGACACCGACCTGCTGATCGACCCGTTCTTCGACAACCCGAAGACGGACCTCGAACCGTCGGACGTCGAGACGCCGGACTACGTGCTGCTGACCCACGGCCACGCGGACCACCTCTCCCAGGCCGGCGCGTTCGCCGAGGCGACGCTGGTCGCGACGCCGGAACTGGTCTCGTACTGCCAGGAGGAGTTCGGCTTCGAGGACGCCGTCGGCGGGATGGGGATGAACCTCGGCGGCACCGTCGAGTGCGGCGACGCCTACGTGACGATGCACCGCGCCGACCACACCAACGGCATCATGACCGAGTACGACGTCGACGCCGGGATGCCCGCCGGCTTCGTCGTCTCGGACACGAAGCCGACGCAGGTCGCCGACGAGGAGTCGACCACGTTCTACCACGCCGGCGACACCGCGCTCATGACCGAGATGCGCGACGTCATCGGCCCGCACCTCGAACCCGACGCCGCGGCCGTCCCCATCGGCGACCACTTCACGATGGGGCCGTGGCAGGCCGCCATCGCCGTCGACTGGCTCGACGTCGACCACGCGTTCCCGATGCACTACGACACGTTCCCGCCGATCGAGCAGGACCCCGCGGACTTCGAGCGCGAGGTCCGCGCCACGGGGAGCGACGCCGAGGTCCACGCGCTCGCGGGCGACGAGCCGTTCGACCTCGCCGAGCACCTGTAA
- a CDS encoding OsmC family protein — translation MAKQVTTVSEEGFSTTNDVREFTVDIDATGEEAPDTLESLLAAYGSCYVPALRVGGQQRGVEDLGRIEIDVSGALNDDDKLESIDFDIRVEADVDDETGEAILERAFELCKVHDALKESLHAEPSFEGNAA, via the coding sequence ATGGCGAAGCAAGTCACCACCGTCTCCGAGGAAGGGTTCAGCACGACCAACGACGTCCGCGAGTTCACGGTCGACATCGACGCCACCGGCGAGGAGGCGCCGGACACGCTCGAGTCGCTGCTGGCGGCCTACGGCTCCTGTTACGTCCCCGCCCTGCGCGTGGGCGGCCAGCAACGCGGCGTCGAGGACCTCGGGCGCATCGAAATCGACGTCTCCGGCGCGTTGAACGACGACGACAAACTCGAGTCGATCGACTTCGACATCCGCGTCGAGGCGGACGTCGACGACGAGACGGGCGAGGCGATCCTCGAGCGCGCGTTCGAACTCTGCAAGGTCCACGACGCGCTGAAGGAGAGTCTCCACGCGGAGCCGTCGTTCGAGGGCAACGCGGCCTGA
- a CDS encoding SRPBCC family protein, with amino-acid sequence MPTVTVSRTIDASPDAVRDGLADVESLLDGAGFDEVAVDGREVRVTKRLGPKTIRLTLDVDADAAAALAYDQREGVFDAMRTEYVVEGADGDSGDDDDDERVEVTATTTFEGGPFGAATGAASVIRRQRGQELDSLAAAVEG; translated from the coding sequence ATGCCGACCGTCACGGTCTCCCGGACGATCGACGCCTCGCCCGACGCCGTCCGCGACGGACTCGCGGACGTCGAGTCGCTCCTCGACGGCGCCGGCTTCGACGAGGTCGCCGTCGACGGGCGCGAAGTCCGCGTCACGAAGCGCCTCGGCCCGAAGACGATCCGCCTGACCCTCGACGTCGACGCCGACGCCGCGGCCGCGCTGGCGTACGACCAGCGCGAGGGGGTCTTCGACGCGATGCGAACCGAGTACGTCGTGGAGGGTGCCGACGGGGACTCCGGCGACGACGACGACGACGAACGGGTCGAGGTGACCGCCACGACGACGTTCGAGGGCGGCCCGTTCGGTGCCGCGACGGGTGCGGCGTCCGTGATCCGCCGCCAGCGCGGGCAGGAACTCGACTCGCTCGCCGCGGCCGTCGAGGGCTGA
- a CDS encoding DUF5799 family protein, which translates to MSDTSWTDRIVGDRMTVDREFSNRIANSRFTSQEWSLIMTATELEIENPEDPDAARIVANTEKVDQILPELENVRSQVGAMGGATREGDSGGGLVDSIKGALGLGGGGSHDAEREAAEALTQEYAEQLQSRLESSGRWESVCEAAATE; encoded by the coding sequence ATGAGCGACACCTCGTGGACCGACCGGATCGTCGGCGACCGGATGACCGTCGACCGGGAGTTCTCGAACCGGATCGCCAACTCCCGGTTCACGAGCCAGGAGTGGAGCCTGATCATGACCGCCACCGAACTCGAGATCGAGAACCCGGAGGACCCCGACGCCGCGCGCATCGTCGCCAACACCGAGAAGGTCGACCAGATCCTCCCCGAACTCGAGAACGTCCGCTCGCAGGTGGGCGCGATGGGCGGGGCGACCCGCGAGGGGGACTCCGGCGGCGGCCTCGTCGACTCGATCAAGGGCGCGCTCGGACTGGGCGGCGGCGGGTCCCACGACGCCGAGCGCGAAGCGGCCGAGGCGCTCACCCAGGAGTACGCCGAGCAGTTGCAGTCGCGTCTCGAGTCAAGCGGCCGCTGGGAGTCGGTCTGTGAGGCCGCCGCGACGGAGTGA
- a CDS encoding DUF7557 family protein, which produces MPTVELDEETIERLDALRVEDESYDELVNELINIYETSEYTMFHAGD; this is translated from the coding sequence ATGCCTACGGTCGAACTCGACGAGGAGACGATAGAGCGCCTCGACGCGCTGCGCGTCGAAGACGAGTCCTACGACGAGTTAGTCAACGAGTTGATCAACATCTACGAGACGAGCGAGTACACGATGTTCCACGCGGGCGACTGA
- a CDS encoding DUF7545 family protein, with translation MSDVETITFSIESEDDADEVTLPTGLVDLLAEGEQGPAETVGDIALLAFASRAHHVVHHGEDVDEELEAQEERVMDLFEERFGVSFAEATGHHH, from the coding sequence ATGAGCGACGTCGAAACGATCACGTTCTCGATCGAATCCGAAGACGACGCGGACGAAGTCACCCTGCCGACCGGCCTCGTCGACCTCCTCGCGGAGGGCGAACAGGGGCCCGCCGAAACCGTCGGCGACATCGCCTTGCTCGCGTTCGCCAGCCGCGCCCACCACGTCGTCCACCACGGCGAGGACGTCGACGAGGAACTCGAAGCCCAGGAGGAGCGCGTGATGGACCTGTTCGAGGAGCGGTTCGGCGTCTCGTTCGCCGAGGCGACCGGGCACCACCACTGA
- a CDS encoding DUF7282 domain-containing protein: protein MTGGRSRAGFAALLAVAMVSGAVALPALAPGDGGGGDGFEGTVATAAESRAAGTTALEARAPVSMGPTTPEAGALSQAQEDAVEQGVDEGIELVQQQGVEVSQEQRVAAVEAALESASQHQEADVEQVQEATAGAVHGTLVQDQRVNVSQVQAAVGGATDGALAQYQTANATQLQSATWGASHGAIAQRQTATVEQLQTASLGAAAGAAAKAGEKGVGKVGKIQEAAQGAAYGVVSQYQTVTVEQRQRITLDHLGHAAAGASAGALDGGTVLEQEQRVEVEQRQSVTIKQVQQAAKGAAKGALVGKQEVSVEQTQSAAFGAAKGCLEQVQRIHVVQIQRVSVTQIQEATFGAAKGAISQSQAASVEQIQAAADGAAGGVITQVQEVSVVQTQSAAFGAAKGAVAAAIQRQVVEVEQVQAAARGAGEGAVTQTQVVTVVQIQRLAEGAAGGALERTQEASVEQIQRAASSACRETADVVQYQRVSVTQLQTITATAAAETTAAAVEAGTDDEAEIAAFAETEAGESAEAVEAVEGRATIDVRERTDGETVVVESADLSEGGFVAVYDDPALEPGDVIGVSAFLDPGESEDVEVDLEESLDAGAEVYVVAHLDTTGDEAFDYVDTDGEDDPPYVAPGGEPVFESAVVAEEAVDEVEEEFDADEPIDVDGNVTDEDEAVDEGDADEAVDEDDAEEGAEDEADADGAADEDEDEDDAEEVDEGADENVTDEEGDEIADADEEAEINATLSVADQTGDGETLTVEAANATVDYVVAAEYDGERVESERFEANETVENLTLALDPPLEENATVAVSVVDADEGDELASETVEYGVEEAPTADVTFEDQESAGENVTVDAANLSEGGFVAVHDEEALDEPTPETILGASEFLDPGEHENVTVEFDEPLAEGEYDLVAVAHRDTNDTETFDYVDADGEDDVPYLDEEDEPIADEAVVTVEAADPAEFAVAIDGTNAPVEVGDDLEVDATVENVGGEAGEGTIDLSVDGAVVDSTDVSLDSGESTAVTLTFETEGVDPGEYAVAVASADDDDETTATVEEGGEPAFFAVTDVSAPQTADEGETIEVSAEVENEGDRAGETTVSHLVDGVPVERAALDLDGGESIVVTFAYSVPAGTGGDVTHAVATDDDEGLSTTVSVVADAATDGEGEDDSPFGAAAVG from the coding sequence ATGACCGGGGGCCGGTCCCGCGCGGGGTTTGCGGCCCTCCTCGCGGTCGCGATGGTCTCGGGCGCGGTCGCGCTGCCGGCGCTCGCCCCGGGAGACGGCGGTGGGGGCGACGGCTTCGAGGGGACGGTGGCGACGGCGGCCGAGTCGCGCGCTGCGGGGACGACGGCGCTGGAGGCCCGCGCGCCCGTCTCGATGGGGCCGACGACCCCCGAGGCGGGCGCCCTCTCGCAGGCGCAGGAGGACGCCGTCGAGCAGGGCGTCGACGAGGGGATCGAACTCGTCCAGCAGCAAGGCGTCGAGGTGAGCCAGGAACAACGCGTCGCCGCGGTCGAGGCCGCGCTCGAATCCGCGAGCCAGCACCAGGAGGCCGACGTCGAGCAGGTCCAGGAGGCGACCGCGGGAGCGGTCCACGGGACGCTGGTACAGGACCAGCGGGTGAACGTCTCGCAGGTGCAGGCGGCCGTCGGCGGGGCGACCGACGGGGCGCTCGCCCAGTACCAGACGGCGAACGCGACCCAGTTACAGAGCGCGACGTGGGGGGCCAGTCACGGGGCGATCGCTCAACGACAGACGGCGACCGTCGAACAGCTACAGACCGCCTCGCTGGGCGCCGCCGCCGGCGCGGCCGCAAAGGCGGGCGAGAAGGGCGTCGGGAAGGTCGGGAAGATCCAGGAGGCCGCACAGGGAGCGGCCTACGGCGTCGTCTCGCAGTACCAGACGGTGACGGTCGAGCAGCGCCAGCGGATCACGCTCGACCACCTCGGGCACGCCGCGGCGGGCGCGTCGGCGGGCGCGCTCGACGGCGGGACCGTCCTCGAACAGGAACAGCGCGTCGAGGTCGAACAGCGGCAATCGGTGACGATCAAGCAGGTCCAGCAGGCCGCGAAGGGCGCCGCGAAGGGCGCGCTGGTCGGGAAGCAGGAGGTGAGCGTCGAGCAGACGCAGTCGGCGGCGTTCGGCGCCGCGAAGGGCTGTCTGGAGCAGGTCCAGCGGATCCACGTCGTCCAGATCCAGCGGGTCTCGGTGACACAGATCCAGGAGGCGACCTTCGGCGCCGCGAAGGGCGCGATCAGCCAGAGCCAGGCGGCGAGCGTCGAGCAGATTCAGGCGGCGGCCGACGGCGCGGCCGGCGGGGTCATCACGCAGGTACAGGAGGTGAGCGTCGTCCAGACGCAGTCGGCGGCGTTCGGCGCCGCGAAGGGCGCCGTCGCGGCGGCGATCCAGCGGCAGGTCGTCGAGGTCGAACAGGTCCAGGCGGCCGCCCGGGGCGCCGGCGAGGGGGCGGTGACGCAGACGCAGGTCGTCACCGTCGTCCAGATCCAGCGCCTCGCCGAGGGCGCCGCCGGCGGCGCGCTCGAACGGACGCAGGAGGCGAGCGTCGAGCAGATCCAGCGGGCGGCCAGCAGCGCCTGCCGCGAGACGGCCGACGTCGTCCAGTACCAGCGGGTGTCGGTCACGCAGTTGCAGACGATCACGGCGACCGCCGCGGCGGAGACGACCGCGGCCGCGGTCGAGGCGGGGACCGACGACGAGGCCGAAATCGCGGCGTTCGCGGAAACCGAGGCCGGCGAGTCCGCCGAGGCGGTCGAGGCGGTCGAGGGACGGGCGACGATCGACGTCCGCGAGCGAACGGACGGCGAGACGGTGGTCGTCGAGTCCGCCGACCTCTCGGAGGGCGGCTTCGTCGCGGTCTACGACGACCCGGCCCTCGAACCCGGAGACGTGATCGGCGTCTCGGCGTTCCTCGATCCCGGCGAGAGCGAGGACGTCGAGGTCGACCTCGAGGAGTCCCTCGACGCGGGCGCCGAGGTCTACGTCGTCGCCCACCTCGACACGACCGGCGACGAGGCGTTCGACTACGTGGACACCGACGGCGAGGACGACCCGCCGTACGTCGCGCCGGGCGGCGAACCGGTGTTCGAGAGTGCGGTCGTCGCCGAGGAGGCGGTCGACGAGGTCGAGGAGGAGTTCGACGCGGACGAACCGATCGACGTGGACGGGAACGTCACCGACGAGGACGAGGCTGTAGACGAAGGAGACGCGGACGAGGCCGTTGACGAAGACGACGCGGAAGAGGGTGCGGAAGACGAGGCCGACGCGGACGGCGCGGCAGACGAAGACGAAGACGAAGACGACGCGGAGGAAGTCGACGAAGGCGCGGACGAGAACGTCACCGACGAAGAGGGGGACGAGATAGCCGACGCGGACGAGGAAGCCGAAATCAACGCGACGCTCTCGGTCGCCGACCAGACCGGCGACGGCGAGACGCTGACGGTCGAGGCGGCCAACGCGACGGTCGACTACGTCGTCGCCGCCGAGTACGACGGCGAACGCGTCGAGAGCGAGCGCTTCGAGGCGAACGAGACCGTCGAGAACCTGACCCTCGCCCTCGACCCGCCGCTCGAGGAGAACGCGACCGTCGCCGTGTCGGTGGTCGACGCCGACGAGGGGGACGAACTCGCGAGCGAGACGGTCGAGTACGGCGTCGAGGAGGCCCCGACCGCCGACGTGACGTTCGAGGATCAGGAGTCAGCGGGGGAGAACGTCACCGTCGACGCGGCCAACCTCTCGGAGGGCGGCTTCGTCGCGGTCCACGACGAGGAGGCGCTCGACGAACCGACGCCGGAGACGATCCTCGGCGCCTCCGAGTTCCTCGACCCCGGCGAACACGAGAACGTCACGGTCGAGTTCGACGAACCCCTGGCGGAAGGCGAGTACGACCTCGTCGCGGTCGCCCACCGCGACACGAACGACACCGAGACGTTCGACTACGTCGACGCCGACGGCGAGGACGACGTCCCGTACCTCGACGAGGAGGACGAACCGATCGCCGACGAGGCGGTCGTGACCGTCGAGGCCGCCGACCCGGCGGAATTCGCCGTCGCGATCGACGGGACGAACGCCCCGGTCGAGGTCGGCGACGACCTCGAAGTCGACGCGACGGTCGAGAACGTCGGCGGCGAGGCCGGCGAGGGGACGATCGACCTCTCGGTCGACGGGGCGGTCGTCGACTCGACCGACGTGAGCCTCGACTCCGGGGAGTCGACCGCGGTGACGCTGACCTTCGAGACCGAGGGCGTCGACCCCGGCGAGTACGCCGTCGCGGTCGCGAGCGCGGACGACGACGACGAGACGACGGCGACCGTCGAGGAGGGCGGCGAGCCCGCATTTTTCGCCGTGACCGACGTCTCGGCACCCCAGACGGCCGACGAGGGCGAGACGATCGAGGTGAGCGCCGAGGTCGAGAACGAGGGGGACCGCGCGGGCGAGACGACGGTGAGCCACCTCGTCGACGGCGTGCCGGTCGAACGGGCGGCGCTCGACCTCGACGGCGGCGAGTCGATCGTCGTCACGTTCGCGTACTCGGTGCCCGCAGGAACCGGGGGCGATGTGACACACGCGGTCGCGACCGACGACGACGAGGGCCTGTCGACGACGGTCTCGGTCGTCGCGGACGCGGCGACCGACGGCGAGGGCGAAGACGACTCGCCGTTCGGCGCCGCGGCGGTCGGGTGA
- a CDS encoding biotin transporter BioY produces the protein MATEHDSVDLVSADVTLGFARAVLFAALLAVGAWIAIPISAVPGTLQTFVVFLVGLYLGPYWGTASVVLYLAVGAVGAPVFAEFSAGFGVLLGPHGGFLWTFPVAAFLIGAAVHRGGDLRNPADASLPVLVGSLLAATAVVYAAGFGWYAWSTGTPLGRAFALVAAPLLPGDLLKVAAAVAVVRTGAVDPT, from the coding sequence ATGGCGACGGAACACGACTCGGTCGATCTGGTATCGGCGGACGTGACGCTCGGATTCGCACGCGCCGTCCTGTTCGCCGCGCTGCTGGCGGTCGGCGCGTGGATCGCGATCCCGATATCGGCGGTTCCCGGCACGTTACAGACGTTCGTGGTCTTCCTCGTCGGCCTCTACCTCGGCCCCTACTGGGGGACGGCGTCGGTCGTCCTCTACCTCGCGGTGGGCGCGGTCGGCGCGCCGGTGTTCGCCGAGTTCAGCGCCGGCTTCGGCGTCCTCCTCGGCCCGCACGGCGGCTTCCTCTGGACGTTCCCGGTCGCCGCGTTCCTGATCGGGGCCGCCGTCCACCGCGGGGGCGACCTGCGGAACCCGGCCGACGCGTCCCTCCCCGTGCTCGTCGGGAGCCTCCTCGCCGCGACGGCGGTCGTCTACGCCGCCGGATTCGGCTGGTACGCGTGGTCCACCGGAACGCCCCTCGGACGGGCGTTCGCCCTCGTCGCGGCGCCGCTGCTCCCGGGGGACCTGCTCAAGGTCGCCGCCGCGGTCGCCGTCGTCCGCACGGGCGCGGTCGACCCGACCTGA
- a CDS encoding energy-coupling factor ABC transporter ATP-binding protein yields MIEFRSVSYGFGDGPVLEDLTLAVDDGEFVLLAGANGSGKTTLLRHCNGLLTPDSGEVLVDGVPVAANPVAARTAVGMVFQHPRDQFVAATVAEDVAFGPENLGLSREEVDRRVASALEAVALDGYGTERIDALSGGEQSRVAIAGALAMEPTHLVLDEPFTGLDDPARRSVLARLEALSADGTGVVLATHDLRDVRALADRVIGMTDGRVVVDAPPETALDDLEPLGVRVPQC; encoded by the coding sequence ATGATCGAGTTCCGGTCGGTCTCGTACGGCTTCGGGGACGGTCCCGTCCTCGAGGACCTCACGCTCGCGGTCGACGACGGCGAGTTCGTCCTCCTCGCGGGGGCCAACGGCAGCGGAAAGACGACGCTCCTGCGCCACTGCAACGGCCTCCTGACCCCCGACAGCGGCGAGGTGCTGGTCGACGGCGTCCCCGTCGCGGCGAACCCCGTCGCCGCGCGGACGGCCGTCGGCATGGTGTTCCAGCACCCCCGGGACCAGTTCGTCGCCGCGACCGTCGCCGAGGACGTCGCCTTCGGCCCCGAGAACCTCGGCCTGTCCCGCGAGGAGGTCGACCGCCGGGTCGCGAGCGCGCTCGAAGCGGTCGCGCTGGATGGGTACGGGACCGAGCGCATCGACGCGCTCTCGGGAGGCGAGCAGTCGCGGGTGGCCATCGCCGGCGCGCTCGCGATGGAGCCCACCCACCTCGTCCTCGACGAACCGTTCACCGGCCTCGACGACCCCGCCCGCCGCTCCGTCCTCGCGCGCCTCGAAGCGCTGTCGGCCGACGGCACGGGCGTCGTCCTCGCGACCCACGACCTGCGTGACGTCCGCGCGCTGGCCGACCGCGTGATCGGGATGACCGACGGCCGCGTCGTCGTCGACGCCCCGCCCGAGACGGCGCTCGACGACCTCGAACCTCTCGGCGTGCGGGTCCCGCAATGTTGA
- a CDS encoding energy-coupling factor transporter transmembrane component T family protein — MLSYEPDDALAHRLDPRSKLAFQAAFAITALAHPTPRALAALTAVALAALAAARTAPLRALYASRFALLLLAVAPLVSALTLGPPWFDSAATVAPALSSYRVLLILLVSAAYVRSTPIRDSRAAIQRTVPGRPGQLLGVGVALVFRFLPVLRGDLRTIREASAARLGTERGALERVTHLGVLALRRVFVRADRLSLALQARCFAWNPTLPALSFSRLDVPVLGLAVVLALSAVV, encoded by the coding sequence ATGTTGAGCTACGAACCGGACGACGCGCTCGCCCACCGCCTCGACCCGCGGTCGAAACTGGCGTTCCAGGCGGCGTTCGCGATCACCGCGCTGGCACACCCGACGCCCCGGGCGCTGGCGGCGCTCACGGCGGTCGCACTGGCCGCCCTCGCCGCGGCGCGAACCGCGCCGCTGCGGGCGCTGTACGCCTCCCGGTTCGCGCTGCTCCTGCTCGCGGTCGCCCCCCTCGTCTCCGCGCTCACCCTCGGCCCTCCGTGGTTCGATTCGGCCGCGACCGTCGCCCCCGCGCTGTCGAGCTATCGCGTCCTGCTGATCCTGCTGGTCAGCGCCGCCTACGTCCGCTCGACGCCGATCCGCGACTCGCGGGCGGCGATCCAGCGGACGGTCCCCGGAAGGCCCGGCCAACTGCTCGGCGTCGGCGTCGCGCTCGTCTTCCGCTTTCTCCCCGTGTTGCGGGGCGACCTCCGGACGATCCGCGAGGCGTCGGCGGCGCGGCTGGGGACCGAACGCGGCGCGCTCGAACGCGTGACCCACCTCGGCGTCCTCGCGTTGCGGCGCGTCTTCGTCCGCGCGGATCGCCTCTCGCTCGCGCTGCAGGCGCGGTGTTTCGCGTGGAACCCGACGCTGCCGGCGCTGTCGTTCTCGCGGCTGGACGTTCCCGTGCTGGGGCTTGCGGTCGTGCTGGCGCTGTCGGCGGTGGTGTGA